A window of the Candidatus Margulisiibacteriota bacterium genome harbors these coding sequences:
- a CDS encoding amidohydrolase family protein: MIIDTHVHLGNIYGFPGDVPMATRDEGSRHPNKANLYERLGFGNIYLGRLNYLFKPLIVDSAKGTTRFANLPNLLDSLKLAGVDKAVILPIEPFVTTESVLALCEDCAELIPFCSVHPRDPEKKRKLADYVARGCKGLKIHPVIQKVHPADPALLELIEEAAGLALPVLLHVGWGALWQSEFGFVDNYRRIIESFPKVQFVFAHLGFYQPYRLMELVAKHENVSCDLSWQPLGIVKAAIDRLGDERLMYGSDWPYSLQATPLKIIERAVGGNDLRRERLLHQNAERLFML; this comes from the coding sequence ATGATCATTGATACCCACGTCCATTTGGGGAATATCTATGGTTTTCCCGGAGATGTCCCTATGGCGACGCGGGACGAGGGGAGCCGCCATCCCAACAAAGCTAACCTTTATGAGCGGCTGGGGTTTGGCAATATTTATTTAGGCCGGTTAAATTATTTGTTTAAGCCGCTGATCGTTGACTCGGCTAAAGGGACGACTCGCTTCGCTAACCTGCCGAACCTGCTCGATTCCTTGAAACTGGCGGGAGTGGATAAAGCGGTAATCCTGCCGATCGAACCATTTGTGACGACGGAGAGCGTCCTGGCGCTATGCGAAGATTGCGCTGAACTGATCCCTTTCTGTTCGGTCCATCCCCGGGACCCGGAGAAAAAGCGGAAGCTGGCCGATTATGTCGCGCGGGGGTGCAAAGGGCTCAAGATCCACCCGGTCATCCAGAAAGTCCATCCGGCCGATCCGGCTTTGCTGGAACTGATCGAAGAAGCGGCTGGACTGGCCCTGCCGGTCTTACTCCATGTCGGCTGGGGAGCGCTCTGGCAAAGCGAGTTTGGCTTTGTCGATAATTATCGGCGGATCATCGAATCGTTCCCCAAAGTCCAGTTTGTTTTTGCCCACCTCGGCTTTTACCAGCCGTATCGCCTGATGGAATTGGTCGCGAAGCATGAGAACGTCTCTTGCGACCTGAGCTGGCAGCCGCTGGGGATCGTCAAAGCGGCGATCGACCGGTTGGGGGACGAGCGATTAATGTACGGGTCGGATTGGCCTTACAGCCTGCAAGCGACCCCACTAAAGATCATCGAACGGGCGGTTGGCGGCAATGATCTTCGGCGGGAACGGCTCCTTCATCAGAATGCCGAACGATTATTT